From Planctomycetota bacterium:
CACGCCCCGCCTGTTGTCTCGATTCACCCATGTTCCACGTGGAACTTTGGAGGCCTGACCCATGCCCGACTTGACCCCCGCCACGCTTGCCGCCCAGATCGATCACACGATTCTCAATCCGGAGGCATCCACGGATGCGGTGATGGCCGTGGCGGATGAAGCCGTCCAGCACGGCTTCGCGTCCGTCTGTGTCGCACCCGCATGGGTCAAAGCGGTCGCCGACCGTGTCGCGGGGCGGACGAAGGTCTGCTCGGTCGTTGGCTTCCCGCACGGCACGTCCAAGCCCACCGTCAAAGCCATCGAGGCCACCGCAGCCGCCAAGGACGGGGCGAGAGAGATCGACATGGTCTTGCATCTGCCATTGCTCATCGAAAGTCACGTCGATCGAGCCACTGCGGAGGTCCGCGAGGTCGTCGCCGGCTGCCGGGCGGTCAGGTCCGATATCGTCGTGAAAGTCATCGTTGAGTCCGCGGCCCTCCACGCCGCCGACCCGACCGGCGACATCATCCGCCACGCCTGCGACGTGGTCCGCACCGGCGGGGCGGACTTTATCAAGACCTCCACCGGCTTCCATCCCGCCGGCGGGGCGTCCGAGCAGGCCGTTAAGCTCATGGTCGAACACGCCACCGGGCTCCACGTCAAAGCCTCCGGCGGCATCCGCACCCTCGCCGACTGCCGCACCTATCTCGACTTCGGCGCGACCCGACTTGGCATGAGCAAGGGCATCGCCGCGATCGCGGAACTCACCGGTGGGGCGTCGGCTCAGGACGACGGGACCTACTGACTCGCCGCTCGGCGAACCCGCAAGCCCCGAGAATCAGCCCGAGGACGCCATGCATCAGCGCGGTCGTTACCCAACGATCAGACAATGCGTACGGCACTTCGGTCCCGAGCGCGGTGAGCTCGTACGGCAGTGGTTGCTCGAGCCAAGGTCCGAATCCGCTGATGGCATTGGCTGTGAGTAACGGATGGACGTCAATCCAGTTGCCGCCGACGCTCGTCCAGAGCGGCATGCTCAGCCACGCGATGCCGAACATCAACGTCAGCGTCGGCGAGAGCCGGGCTCCCATCCAAGCGCAGAGGCTGAAGAGGGCGAGCAAAATATAGACAATCAACCAGCCGCTCCATGTGAGTGGCAGGAACATCCAGCACAGCGCAACGGCGTCAATCACCACGGCCAGCGCCAACCCGCGCCGCCAGCCGGTCGTCCATGCCACCACGACCGGCACGCCCAACGCCACGGCCGCGAAGCCGAGCACGATCCAGTCGAAGCTCGCAATCATTCGCCGCCCGGCTGGGTGGTCGGCCCGGGCCGGGGGGTAACCAGATCTTGGTACTTGCGGTCGAGCTCGTCGATGACCCGCTGCAATCGGTCGGCCTCGGCGATGAGACGGTCCTGTTCGGCCCGGAGGGCGGCGATCACGTCGTAATGCGTCTGGGCGGCGAGGCGGACCGAGTCCGCGCCCGGCAGCACCGCTGCCTCCCATTGCCGCGTCAACGCATCGACCCGGGCCTGGTCGACCCCGATTGGCTCGTCCAACGAGACCGCTTTCTGTTTTGTGTTCGGTAAACTCGCTTCGTCACCGATCGGCTCGATGATGAGCGTCACCGCCGTGCCGCCGGGCGGGGCGGTGACGGGGTTCAGCTCCCACTCCAGCAGCTCGTTGGAGTCGCTCGCCAACTGCGGCACGTCGAAGACGGTGTGCTCGAAGTTGACCAGCGAGACGATCTGGCCGGTGACGTCGGCAACGTAGGTGCCGTCGGGCGCGGTGCGGGAGCCGACGAAAGCGAAGGTCCGCGGCGGCATCGGCTCGCCGTTGTCGATGCGGCGGATGAGCTGCTCGACCGGCTTGGTCACGTCGCCGGCGGGCGTGGCCCATTCGACGCTGATCCGCACGGGCGGGCCGGCGGGGGGGAGGAACTCCTGCTTGGCCGGGCTCCAGCGGATCGGCTGGCCCGGCTCGAGCCCGAGCACCAGGGCGGCGGCGTGGATGTCGCTGGGCCGGGCGAGGGTGCGGACGACGGTCTCGTGATCCGCCGTCCCGGCCACGACGCAGACGAACTCCAGCGGCACGTCTAATGCCAACGACTCCGCGGCGATGCGCAACTGCCGCGCGTCCAGATCAGCCCGGACGTGCGGCAGTTCGAAAATCGCAGGTGCCTCTGCCGGCTTCGTTGCCGGCTGTAGCAGGGCGGCAAACAACAGGAATGCGAGCATCCCGTGATCGTCGCCGAATCAGCCCCCCTAGTCCATATCGGAATCGCACAGCCGCATGGGCACGACCAAGTCGGGGCGTCGGTTGTGGAAGAACAGAGCTCCTTCGTACCAACCTTCGCCGCAGGATCGCGAGCGGTGGACGGTACAGGCCGCGGAAAACGGCTGGTCGTCGGGGCCCATCATCTCGACGATGCCTTTGAACCCCAACGGCAGGGGTTCGCGGGAGACGAAGCCGATGCCTTGGTGATCGATGTCGCGGGTGTAGACGACCCATGCGTCGGTGCCCTCGGCGTCGGCGAAGAGTCGGATGTGTGCGACGGCGCGGTGTTGCAGCCGGGCGACGTCCCGGCGATCGCCCTTGGGCCGGTTGTAGCTGAACGTCTGGCCTCGACCCGCTTCGAGCGCGGTGATCACCATGTCCACCTCCGGGGTCCACCCGGATCCGACTTTGCATGTATCCATCTCAAGTAACGCCGACATCGTTCATCTCCGTCCCGAGGCGTCCGCCTCTTAGAGTGGTTCCCCGAAGCTGTAATCCCCCACCGCTGAGATGTACGATTCGAATGCGATGCCACGCAAGGCCGATGGCGCATTTTTCGTCGTGACGTGTCGGAGTTCGGGTCCGATACGTTTTGAACCGTGCCGAAACGTGCTCCGTAGCATGGGGTATGAACGCATTGCTTTTGAGCGTGGCGCTGATGACGACGTCCGCCGACACATCACAGCCAGTTTCCTGGGATCAGGACTCGACGTGGTACGACGGGCTGGTCGAGAAGGCGACCTATGACGCGACCCGTGTGATCTACGGCAAGGCCCGTTCGTACGAAGCGATTTTCCTGACCAACAAGGAACAGCACGAAACCGCGACCTGGACCAAAGCCACCGGCGGTTCGGTCAAGACCGTCGAAGTCTGGAAGCACAACCAGATCGAAGTCGTGCCCACGCCGAACTACGACTACAAGTTCACCACGACCTCACACCTCACGGTCGATGGCCTTGAACTGACCCGCATGGACATGAGCGAGAGCGAGTGGTGCGGTACGACGTTCGCGCAGTACATCAAGACCGGCGACGGGTACGACTACTTCAGCTTCGGCTACATGCCCGGCGAAGGGCGCCAGACCGGTACGGTGAGCGGGGATGTCGTACCCGTGAATGCGTTGCCGTTGTACCTGCGCGACTTCGACTTCGCGGCGGGCGAGGATGTGACCCTGTCGCTTTTGCCCGACCAGAAGAGCAACCGCCTCCAACCGTTCACGCCCGTCGAAGGCACGATCAAGTACCTCGGCGAAGTCGACGGCGGTTACGAACTCGAAGTGCACATCGGCGGCAATCTCTTCGGCACCTACACCATGGCCGACCGTGATCGGCTGCACGTCATGCTGAGCTTCGAGAGCGCCGACGGCACGCAGACCTACAAACTCAAGTCGCAAGACCGTGTGAACTACTGGTCGATCAAGGAATGAGCGCGGTTTACGACGTCAACGGATGAAGGTCATCGCTCGGGCGAGTTTCGCGTTGAACCTGTTGACCGATCTCGTGCTTGGGTCGATGGGTGTCGGCGATGGTCGGCGTGGGTTCGCCCGCTTGCTCCATGCGGCGAATCAGACGTTGCTTCATGTCCGCGCGAACCTCGGCGTAGTCGGGTTGGCCCGCGAGGTTGACCAGTTCGTACGGGTCGGCGACGAGGTCGTAAAGGTGGCTTTCGACAAGGTCGTTCGCATGGCGATCGCTTGCCTTGGCGTTGGGAGCGATCGCCGCGTACTTCCAACGGTTGGTCCGCACCGCGCGGCCGAAGTGTGATTCACTGATCTGCACGAACGCCTCGTCGGGCAAGTCGCCCAGCGCGCTCTTGCCGTGTGCGCCTTCGGGCGCGTTGACACCGGCGGCGTCGCAGAGGGTGGGCACAAGGTCGGTCAGTTGGAACGGTCGTTCATCGCGGCCGCCTCCGGTGAAGGGGCCGCCGTGGATCATGCAAGGCACGCGAATGCTCACGTCGTGGCAGCTGCGTTTGTATTCGTCGTTGCGGGTTCGGAAGTGACAGCCGTGGTCGGAGGTGTAGACGACGATGGTGTTGTCGGCGATGCCGTAGGAAATCAATGCGTCCATCACACGGCCGAACGCCTCGTCGAGACGCTTGATCGAGCCGAGGTAGCCGGGCAGGGCTTGCTGGGCGTTGCCGCCGGTGAGGTGTTCGTAGAAGCCCGGCACGCCCGGCAAGGTCTGCAAGTCCGGCGGCGTCCATCGACCTCGGTAGCGCTCTTCATACCCGGCGGGTGCGGGGTGAGCGTCGCGGTGGTTTTGCATGTGCGGTTCGATCTCGCTGATCATCATGCAGAACGGCTCGCCCGTCGGCGCTTGCTCGCCGATGAACCGGATCCCCGCGTCGGCGACGGCGTCGACGCGGTAGCCGGGCAGTTTGGTTTCGCGATTGTCCTTGTCGTAGAGGATCGTGTGATAACCGTCGCTGCAGGCTTCGAGCGCCTGGGCGGCGAGCCAATGATCCCACCCGCCGCGATCTTCAGCGATCACGGCTTGGTTCTCGTCGTGCTCGTTGCGGCCCAAGTGCCACTTGCCGAAATAGCCGGTCGTGTAACCCGCATCGGCGAAGCGTTTGGCGAAAGAGTCGTGATCGGCCGGGAGCAGGCGGCCGTTGGTGTGGCAGCCGTCCCCGACCGCGGTCGCGTACTTGCCGGTTTGCAGACACGCCCGCGCCGGCCCGCACACCGGTTGCGGCGTCGTCGCATACGGAAACACCGTCCCGCGCGACCCCCAGTAATCAAAGTTCGGCGTCAACTCCAGCGGACAACCGTTCAGGCCCGTCGTGTCCCAACGTTGCTGATCGGAGAAAAACACAACGACATTCGGACGATCGGCCATGGTGTAAGCGTAGCGGATGCAAACCCCGTCCGACTACCGCCGGGCTTCGGTCGTGAGGCCGACACCGGTCACCGTGGCGTAAGTGCATCCTTGTTCGAGGTGATGAACGGGTGTCTCGGGAAACGCGGTGCGCAGTTCGTCGGTGAGCGTGGTCATGCCCGTCTCTTCGGCAACGCCGTGATTGACCACGACCAACGGCGTGCCGGTGTCGTGACACCACTCGCCGGCCACCCAGCCACGCACGATGTCATCGACCGCGACGGCCAAGTCCGCGCCCATGTCGTACAACTCGAACGGGTCCGAAGCGCAGCCCGTTCCGACGCCCACTGTGCGGACGATGTGGTCCGGATCCCCGTAGAACTCGACCACCGGTTGGCCGAGCAGTGCCGTGCGTTTGGCGATCGCCGCAGCGACCTCCGACGCCGGTCGCGGCTCGATCCGATGCACGCGGTAGTACGGCTTGCTCGCAAGCACGTCGCCGAGTTCCAGGTGCTCCGCCCAGGCGAACGGCACGCCGCGCACCGGCAAAGCATCCCACAGATCATGGCAGCGGATGATCGTCAGTTCGAGCTCGTCGATCAGCGCGGCTTTCTCCGCGCGTGATCGCAACAACGTCGGTTTCGGATCGGACGCGTCGTTCTTCAACTCGAAGTGATCCCAGAACGTCGGCTCGTGCGTGACGACCAGGTTGGCCCCGAGCGTCGCGGCGTTGTGCAGCGTCGTGCTGTACGGCATCCAGCACACCGCGATCGCTTTCACCGCCTGGTCGCGCGGCCCGGCGATGATTCGGTCAACACTCTTGGCCGGCGGCGTCTGATCGAAGCTCGCCCACAGGCCGGTCAGGTGTTCGAGCACGTCCTGGGGTGTGAGCGGTTCCGCGGGCATGGTGCTTACCTAAGCTGCGGACGTGAGCACGGCAAGCACGCAGGACTCGGTTTTTGATCTCGACGGCAAAGTCGCCCTGGTCACGGGCGGCACCAGCGGCATCGGGCGGGCGGCGGCGGAGATGCTCGCGGCCCACGGCTGCCGTGTCGCGATCAACTACGCCGCCAACGACAAACGCGCCGCCGAAGTCGAAGACGCGATCGAGGGCAGCAAGGCGTTCAAGGCTGACATCTCCGACCCGGAGGTCGGTCCTCGGCTCGTCGCCGACGTCGTCCAACACTTCGGCAAGCTGGACGTGCTCGTCCACTCGGCCGGCATCTCCAAACGTGATGACACCAACCCCCACGACTTCGATCGCGTCGTCAAGGTTCACCTGCACAGCACCCACGCGCTGCTCCCCGCGGCGGCCGATGCGATGGACGACAGCGGCGGCGGCAGCATCATCGTCCTGACCTCGATTGCCAACAACAAAGGCAGCGCGACCAGTTACGGTGCCGCGATGGCGGGGAAGCTTTGTTACTCGCTCGGCTTTGCCCGGCTCGTGGCCAAGCGGAACATCCGCGTCAACGCCGTCGCCGCCGGGACGATCTTCACTGAGATGGTCAACCCGTTCTTCAAATCCAACGCCGCCCGTCGCGAGCACACCGAGAAGGTCATGCCGTTGTGGGACAAGCGCGAGGGCATCCCCGAAGGCGATCAGGTCGGCAAGGTCATTCTCTTCCTCGCGTCCGATCTGGCCAGCCATCTCACCGGTGAAGAGATCCGTGTCAACGGCGGCCAGTGGATCGCGGTCTAGGCACCAGCGTGTACGCTGTCGGCATGCTCAAGGTTGCCTGCATCGGAACCGGTGGGATCATCGGGGCGCACATGCCCGGCTGGGAGAAGTCGCCCGACGCCGAGGTCGTCGCCGGCGTCGACCCCAACGCCGAGCATCTCAAAGCCTGGGGCGAGAAACACGGCATCAACCGCCTGCATGAACGGGTCGAGGACGTGCTGTCCGATCCCGAGGTCGACATCGTCGACATCTGCACGCCCAACCGGTTCCACGCGCCGCTTACGGTGCAGGCTCTCGAAGCGGGCAAGCATGTCCTGTGCGAGAAGCCGCTCGTGCCGACGGTCGCCGAAGTCCGGCAGATCATCGACGCGCGTGACAAGGCCGATCGGCTGGTGATGACCGCGCAGAACTTTCGGTTCCTCGACAAGTCGGTCGCGCTCAAGCATCTGGTCGACGCGGGCCGGCTCGGCGAGGTGTACCACAGTCGGGCATGGTGGTTGCGGCGTGGGGCGATCCCGACGCGGCCGGGCTTTTTGCTCATGGAACAAGCCGGCGGCGGGCCGTGCATCGACCTCGGCGTTCACGTCCTCGATCTCACGCTCCACCTGCTGGGCCATCCGAAACCCGTAAGCGTCACCGGCACCGCCGTGACCAAGCTCGCCAACAAGCCCGGCGCGTGGAGCGAGTGGGGCGGCAAGCTCGAAGACCCCGCCGCCGTCGACGTCGAGGAGTTCGCCGCCGGCATGGTTCGGTTCGACAACGGGTCCACGCTCGTGCTCGAAACGTCCTGGATGCTCCACCACCCGACACGCGGCAACGGCGACGTCGCCATCTGGCTCTACGGCGATAAGGCCGGCGCGTACTTCGGCGATGACAGCGACGTCAAAATCCTCGAGACCGACAACGACGCCAACCACTTCCGTGACACGATCGTCCGCCCGATGGACACCCATCTCGGTGGCCACGCGGTCGAGTGCATCGCCTTCGCCAAAGCCGTCAGGGAGGGCGCACCATCACCGGTGCCGCCGGAGGATTCGCTCGCGGTCATCGGTGTGCTCGACGGCCTTTATCAGAGCAGTCGCGCCGGCCGGGAAGTGCCGGTGGTGTTGTGAGCGTCAGTTCCAGATCGCTTCGACTTCGTCCTGCGTCGCGGGCAAGAGAAGAAGTTTGGCCTCGGGGTTGGTGCTTCCGAGATACCGGCCGGTCGCGGTGTCGAACACGTGCCGCGTCTTGCTGCCCTCGAGTCCGATGCGGTCTTCGATCACGATGCCTGTCACGGTCTGTGTGCCGAGCCGAACTTCCTGTTCTTCCAGCACGTCGATGTACCGGAGCATGATCTCGGCCCGGTCGGGCACCCACTGGGCAAACAGATAACCACGCTGCCGGTCCAACGGCAACAACCGCGGCAACAGCGTCGCATACGCCTGTGGCAGGTAGAACGGTGGCAACTCGCGCACGACCTCCGGGTCGTTCCCGTCGGCCCCGCCCCGCGTGACGGTGAGCGTGTACTCCTTGGTGAGCCGCACGCCGTCAACACCGGCCGGATCGCGGACGGCCTTGGTCCGCTCGATCGTCACGCCGACTTCTTCGAGGAAGGACGTCTCGACGCGTTCGCCTTGCGGGTTGACCGTCGTGGTGAGCGTGGTCCAACGCTCGCGACTGCGGTCGAAGGTGGCGAACATGCGTTGCTCGGCGTCGATCGTCACGGCGTTGGCGTCGTCGCTGCGCAACCGCGACCGCAGGCCGATTTGGATGCCGGTCCCGTCGCCCGAACCCGGCTCGCCTTTGGACACGGCCAGCTCGGCGAGATCGGGGATCGCCTCGCCGATGCCCGTGAACGTGGCGGTGTAGCCGATGTCCTGGCCGTTCTGGATGATCCGCACCCACTCGCTTTCGTGCAGCACCTCGCGCAGCCGCGCCTCGGTCCAATTGACCAGCAGCGTGCGTGAGCGGATGAGCCGGTCTTCCTGTTCGATCCGCAAGTCGCGTTGGTCGACAAGCCGGACCGTGTCGATGAGGTCGCTGAACGTCGCGGCTGCCGCGAGCACGTCCGGCTGCTGCTCGAGGAGCGCGTCCTGATCGGCGGGGATCGTGTAGGTGAACTGGAAATAGATGTTGTCGGAAAGCCGCAGCAGCGCGATCTGTTTGACCTGTCGGCCGGTGACGGTTTGTTGGTCGAGGACGATCACGCCGATCTCGCCGTTGGCGGTCGGGATGACCTCGTTGCGGAGCAGTTTGCCCGCGGTGTTGCGGACCTGCTCTCCGGCGATGTAGTCGGTCATGCCCGGCGAAAACGTCGGTTTATCGTCCGGCCGCGTGGTCGGCTCGACGACCGAATCCAGCGGGTACCCTTGGCCGGGCAGGTCGATGCGCCGCACGACGAACGTGCCAGCACCGCTGTAGCGCGCGATCTCGCCGGGCCGGGCGTCGACCCGGGCCAACTCCGCCGGCGGTCGGAAGCTCACGCCGCTGGTCTGGCCTTCGAACATCGGCCCGAGCCGGGCGCCGGGCGTTTGTGCCAGCGCCTGTGTCAGCGCGAGCCCGCCGAGCAGCCACACGCAGAGAATCCCGAGACCAATACGTTGAATATTCATGAAGTGCATGGGGTTTCCTATCGTTCGACGCCGCCGGGCGGGATTGGTTCGAGCACGGCCACATCGACGATGCGACGCAGCAACAGCAATCGCCGCGCGTCGGGTCGTCCCGTCGCAGCCAGCTCGATCAGCAACAACCGACCGTCGGCGGTGTCCGCCATCGCGACATGCGTGACGCGCGGCTCCTGGCCCGGCTCGACGAAGGTCGCCAGCGTCCCGGGCCGGCCGGCCATGAGGACCGGCTCCGTCGCAATCGCCTGTCCGGTGTAAAACATCTTGAGCGCGTCCTGGGCAGACACGTCGTCCCGCACCAGCACACGAACTTC
This genomic window contains:
- the deoC gene encoding deoxyribose-phosphate aldolase — translated: MPDLTPATLAAQIDHTILNPEASTDAVMAVADEAVQHGFASVCVAPAWVKAVADRVAGRTKVCSVVGFPHGTSKPTVKAIEATAAAKDGAREIDMVLHLPLLIESHVDRATAEVREVVAGCRAVRSDIVVKVIVESAALHAADPTGDIIRHACDVVRTGGADFIKTSTGFHPAGGASEQAVKLMVEHATGLHVKASGGIRTLADCRTYLDFGATRLGMSKGIAAIAELTGGASAQDDGTY
- a CDS encoding YdjY domain-containing protein, whose translation is MLAFLLFAALLQPATKPAEAPAIFELPHVRADLDARQLRIAAESLALDVPLEFVCVVAGTADHETVVRTLARPSDIHAAALVLGLEPGQPIRWSPAKQEFLPPAGPPVRISVEWATPAGDVTKPVEQLIRRIDNGEPMPPRTFAFVGSRTAPDGTYVADVTGQIVSLVNFEHTVFDVPQLASDSNELLEWELNPVTAPPGGTAVTLIIEPIGDEASLPNTKQKAVSLDEPIGVDQARVDALTRQWEAAVLPGADSVRLAAQTHYDVIAALRAEQDRLIAEADRLQRVIDELDRKYQDLVTPRPGPTTQPGGE
- a CDS encoding sulfatase-like hydrolase/transferase, producing MADRPNVVVFFSDQQRWDTTGLNGCPLELTPNFDYWGSRGTVFPYATTPQPVCGPARACLQTGKYATAVGDGCHTNGRLLPADHDSFAKRFADAGYTTGYFGKWHLGRNEHDENQAVIAEDRGGWDHWLAAQALEACSDGYHTILYDKDNRETKLPGYRVDAVADAGIRFIGEQAPTGEPFCMMISEIEPHMQNHRDAHPAPAGYEERYRGRWTPPDLQTLPGVPGFYEHLTGGNAQQALPGYLGSIKRLDEAFGRVMDALISYGIADNTIVVYTSDHGCHFRTRNDEYKRSCHDVSIRVPCMIHGGPFTGGGRDERPFQLTDLVPTLCDAAGVNAPEGAHGKSALGDLPDEAFVQISESHFGRAVRTNRWKYAAIAPNAKASDRHANDLVESHLYDLVADPYELVNLAGQPDYAEVRADMKQRLIRRMEQAGEPTPTIADTHRPKHEIGQQVQRETRPSDDLHPLTS
- a CDS encoding Nif3-like dinuclear metal center hexameric protein; translation: MPAEPLTPQDVLEHLTGLWASFDQTPPAKSVDRIIAGPRDQAVKAIAVCWMPYSTTLHNAATLGANLVVTHEPTFWDHFELKNDASDPKPTLLRSRAEKAALIDELELTIIRCHDLWDALPVRGVPFAWAEHLELGDVLASKPYYRVHRIEPRPASEVAAAIAKRTALLGQPVVEFYGDPDHIVRTVGVGTGCASDPFELYDMGADLAVAVDDIVRGWVAGEWCHDTGTPLVVVNHGVAEETGMTTLTDELRTAFPETPVHHLEQGCTYATVTGVGLTTEARR
- a CDS encoding SDR family NAD(P)-dependent oxidoreductase codes for the protein MSTASTQDSVFDLDGKVALVTGGTSGIGRAAAEMLAAHGCRVAINYAANDKRAAEVEDAIEGSKAFKADISDPEVGPRLVADVVQHFGKLDVLVHSAGISKRDDTNPHDFDRVVKVHLHSTHALLPAAADAMDDSGGGSIIVLTSIANNKGSATSYGAAMAGKLCYSLGFARLVAKRNIRVNAVAAGTIFTEMVNPFFKSNAARREHTEKVMPLWDKREGIPEGDQVGKVILFLASDLASHLTGEEIRVNGGQWIAV
- a CDS encoding Gfo/Idh/MocA family oxidoreductase, whose amino-acid sequence is MLKVACIGTGGIIGAHMPGWEKSPDAEVVAGVDPNAEHLKAWGEKHGINRLHERVEDVLSDPEVDIVDICTPNRFHAPLTVQALEAGKHVLCEKPLVPTVAEVRQIIDARDKADRLVMTAQNFRFLDKSVALKHLVDAGRLGEVYHSRAWWLRRGAIPTRPGFLLMEQAGGGPCIDLGVHVLDLTLHLLGHPKPVSVTGTAVTKLANKPGAWSEWGGKLEDPAAVDVEEFAAGMVRFDNGSTLVLETSWMLHHPTRGNGDVAIWLYGDKAGAYFGDDSDVKILETDNDANHFRDTIVRPMDTHLGGHAVECIAFAKAVREGAPSPVPPEDSLAVIGVLDGLYQSSRAGREVPVVL